One window from the genome of Bacillus kexueae encodes:
- a CDS encoding aspartyl-phosphate phosphatase Spo0E family protein: MSINRIETLRLKLIETAEKYGMNSVKTIQCSQELDTLLIEEMRLKREAMKKQENLRK; encoded by the coding sequence ATGTCCATCAATCGGATTGAAACGTTACGACTGAAACTAATCGAAACAGCAGAGAAATATGGAATGAATTCAGTCAAAACCATTCAATGTAGTCAAGAACTCGATACTTTATTAATAGAGGAAATGCGATTGAAAAGGGAAGCGATGAAAAAGCAAGAGAACCTTCGAAAGTAG
- a CDS encoding spore germination protein: MPAIVGAFKINSVGTSSVVHVGDVINISPNSVVKTFAGAGSFNTGDGLYVLNQNSITNTYDSDLVDQPMVLNA; the protein is encoded by the coding sequence ATGCCAGCGATTGTTGGAGCCTTTAAAATTAATAGTGTCGGAACAAGTAGTGTTGTTCACGTAGGCGATGTCATCAATATATCACCAAATAGTGTCGTTAAAACCTTTGCTGGTGCTGGATCATTTAATACAGGCGATGGGTTGTATGTATTGAATCAAAATAGCATCACAAACACGTATGATAGCGATTTAGTCGATCAGCCAATGGTTTTAAACGCATAG
- a CDS encoding spore germination protein GerPB — translation MNFYIQQSINIQYLRVGAVSNSSVLQIGSAGIIKPLSNLYNTGGFSEPAPLPKKPGVGVVEQTPGTLVPLQPPTGN, via the coding sequence ATGAATTTCTATATTCAACAGTCCATTAACATTCAATATTTACGCGTTGGTGCCGTCAGTAATTCATCTGTCCTACAAATTGGCAGCGCCGGAATTATAAAGCCACTTTCCAATTTATATAATACGGGCGGGTTTTCTGAACCGGCTCCCTTACCGAAAAAGCCAGGTGTCGGAGTTGTCGAACAAACACCGGGTACGCTCGTTCCCCTTCAACCTCCAACCGGGAACTAG